The Colletes latitarsis isolate SP2378_abdomen chromosome 1, iyColLati1, whole genome shotgun sequence genome has a segment encoding these proteins:
- the LOC143352153 gene encoding NADH-cytochrome b5 reductase 2 isoform X1 produces MSESLNDTTSNGSYVLPILAAVGTIAVVGLAVKVYKCWSSEKKKKSPILLVDPVVKYSLPLIRKTIISHDTRKFTFGLPTPDHVLGLPIGQHVHLTANIDKEVIIRSYTPVSSDDDHGHVDLVIKVYFKNVHPKFPEGGKLSQYLNNLNIGDTIDFRGPSGRLIYKGNGKFSIKTLRKDPPSEYNVKKVVMLAGGTGITPMLQLIRAIVKDTTDETQCSLLFANQTEKDILLRDELDDIAKNNPNKLKVWYTLDTSGENWPYSTGHINAEMIEKHVFPPSPHTIVLMCGPPPMINYACNPNLDKLRYDQKLRFVY; encoded by the exons ATGTCTGAATCACTGAATGATACAACGTCGAATGGATCATAT GTTTTACCAATTTTGGCTGCTGTGGGAACAATAGCTGTAGTAGGATTAGCAGTCAAGGTTTACAAATGCTGGAGTAGTGAGAAGAAAAAGAAATCTCCAATTTTATTAGTTGATCCAGTTGTTAAATACAGTTTACCATTAATTCGGAAAACGATAATAAGTCATGATACAAGAAAGTTTACATTCGGTTTGCCAACACCGGATCATGTTCTAGGATTGCCAATTGGTCAACATGTACATTTAACAGCAAATATTGATAAAGAAGTTATTATACGTTCTTACACACCTGTTTCAAGTGATGATGATCATGGTCATGTAGATCTTGTTATTAAA GTATATTTCAAAAATGTACACCCAAAATTCCCAGAAGGAGGAAAATTATCTCAGTATTTAAATAACTTGAACATTGGTGATACTATCGATTTTAGGGGACCATCTGGTCGGCTTATCTATAAAGGTAATggaaaattttctataaaaactTTAAGGAAAGATCCACCTTCAGAATATAATGTTAAAAAG GTTGTAATGCTGGCTGGTGGTACAGGAATCACACCAATGCTACAATTAATTCGTGCTATAGTAAAGGACACCACAGATGAAACTCAATGTTCTTTACTTTTTGCTAACCAAACAGAAAAAGACATACTGCTTAGAGATGAGTTGGATGATATTGCAAAAAATAATCCTAATAAATTAAAAGTTTGGTATACGTTAGATACTAGTGGCGAAAATTGGCCTTACAGTACTGGTCACATAAATGCAGAAATGATAGAGAAGCACGTGTTTCCCCCATCGCCTCATACAATTGTTCTTATGTGCGGTCCGCCTCCAATGATCAATTATGCTTGCAATCCTAATCTCGATAAACTTCGATATGATCAAAAATTACGATTTGTATATTAA
- the LOC143352153 gene encoding NADH-cytochrome b5 reductase 2 isoform X2 — translation MPNLRSLVLPILAAVGTIAVVGLAVKVYKCWSSEKKKKSPILLVDPVVKYSLPLIRKTIISHDTRKFTFGLPTPDHVLGLPIGQHVHLTANIDKEVIIRSYTPVSSDDDHGHVDLVIKVYFKNVHPKFPEGGKLSQYLNNLNIGDTIDFRGPSGRLIYKGNGKFSIKTLRKDPPSEYNVKKVVMLAGGTGITPMLQLIRAIVKDTTDETQCSLLFANQTEKDILLRDELDDIAKNNPNKLKVWYTLDTSGENWPYSTGHINAEMIEKHVFPPSPHTIVLMCGPPPMINYACNPNLDKLRYDQKLRFVY, via the exons ATGCCAAATTTACGTTCGTTG GTTTTACCAATTTTGGCTGCTGTGGGAACAATAGCTGTAGTAGGATTAGCAGTCAAGGTTTACAAATGCTGGAGTAGTGAGAAGAAAAAGAAATCTCCAATTTTATTAGTTGATCCAGTTGTTAAATACAGTTTACCATTAATTCGGAAAACGATAATAAGTCATGATACAAGAAAGTTTACATTCGGTTTGCCAACACCGGATCATGTTCTAGGATTGCCAATTGGTCAACATGTACATTTAACAGCAAATATTGATAAAGAAGTTATTATACGTTCTTACACACCTGTTTCAAGTGATGATGATCATGGTCATGTAGATCTTGTTATTAAA GTATATTTCAAAAATGTACACCCAAAATTCCCAGAAGGAGGAAAATTATCTCAGTATTTAAATAACTTGAACATTGGTGATACTATCGATTTTAGGGGACCATCTGGTCGGCTTATCTATAAAGGTAATggaaaattttctataaaaactTTAAGGAAAGATCCACCTTCAGAATATAATGTTAAAAAG GTTGTAATGCTGGCTGGTGGTACAGGAATCACACCAATGCTACAATTAATTCGTGCTATAGTAAAGGACACCACAGATGAAACTCAATGTTCTTTACTTTTTGCTAACCAAACAGAAAAAGACATACTGCTTAGAGATGAGTTGGATGATATTGCAAAAAATAATCCTAATAAATTAAAAGTTTGGTATACGTTAGATACTAGTGGCGAAAATTGGCCTTACAGTACTGGTCACATAAATGCAGAAATGATAGAGAAGCACGTGTTTCCCCCATCGCCTCATACAATTGTTCTTATGTGCGGTCCGCCTCCAATGATCAATTATGCTTGCAATCCTAATCTCGATAAACTTCGATATGATCAAAAATTACGATTTGTATATTAA
- the Cct2 gene encoding chaperonin containing TCP1 subunit 2, producing MVSLNPVRILKNDAEEEKAEIARLSLFVGAIAIGDLVKSTLGPKGMDKLLVSFGRSAGQVQVTNDGATILKNVGVDNPAAKILVDMSRVQDDEVGDGTTSVTVLAAELLREAEKLIDQKIHPQTIIAGWRKATNVAQEALKNTAINNSADSKCFREDLLNIARTTLSSKILSQYKEHFSKLAVDAVLRLKGSGNLSAIQVIKKRGGTLYSSFLDDGFLLDKKPGVHQPQKVTDARILLANTPMDTDKIKVFGSRVRVDSMAKIAELEVAEKEKMKDKVEKIIKHGCNVFINRQLIYNYPEQLFADANIMAIEHADFDGIERLALVTGGEIVSTFDNPDMVKLGKCDTIEQVMIGEDVLLKFSGVPLGEACTVVLRGATQQILDEAERSLHDALCVLAATVRESRIVYGGGCSEMVMACAVMNAAVATPGKEAVAMESFARALQQLPTVIADNAGYDSAQLISELRAAHNFGTCTMGLDMQEGKLGCMKQLGITESWVVKRQVLLSAAEAAEMILRVDNILRAAPRKRVKDRGHC from the exons ATG GTTTCCTTGAATCCTGTTAGGATCCTCAAGAACGATGCAGAGGAAGAGAAGGCAGAAATTGCCAGGCTAAGTTTATTTGTAGGCGCAATAGCCATTGGTGATTTAGTAAAGTCTACACTTGGACCAAAGGGCATGGATAAGTTATTGGTATCTTTTGGCCGATCCGCAGGACAAGTTCAAGTAACTAATGATGGAGCAACTATTCTAAAAAATGTTGGTGTGGATAATCCTGCTGCTAAAATTTTGGTAGATATGTCACGTGTGCAAGATGATGAAGTTGGAGATGGCACTACTTCTGTAACTGTCCTTG cTGCTGAATTATTAAGAGAAGCAGAGAAATTAATTGATCAAAAGATTCATCCACAAACTATAATTGCTGGTTGGAGAAAAGCAACTAATGTAGCACAAGAGGCTTTAAAAAATACAGCAATTAATAATTCTGCAGATTCCAAGTGTTTTCGCGAAGATCTATTAAATATTGCACGTACAACTTTAAGCTCAAAAATTTTATCACAATACAAAGAGCATTTCAGTAAGCTTGCAGTGGATGCTGTATTGCGCCTTAAAGGATCCGGCAATTTGTCGGCTATTCAAGTGATCAAAAAACGTGGAGGAACCTTGTATTCTTCTTTCCTTGATGATGGATTTTTACTGGATAAAAAGCCTGGTGTACATCAACCACAAAAAGTCACAGATGCTCGTATACTTCTAGCTAATACCCCTATGGACACAGATAAAATTAAA GTGTTTGGATCTAGAGTTCGAGTTGATTCAATGGCAAAAATTGCAGAATTAGAAGTAGCAGAAAAAGAGAAGATGAAG GATAAAGTTGAAAAGATCATAAAACATGGCTGCAACGTTTTCATTAACAGACAGTTGATTTATAATTATCCAGAACAATTGTTTGCTGATGCTAACATTATGGCTATTGAGCATGCTGATTTTGATGGTATTGAAAGACTTGCTCTTGTTACTGGTGGAGAAATAGTTAGTACTTTTGACAACCCTGACATGGTGAAACTTGGAAAGTGTGATACCATTGAACAG GTAATGATAGGTGAAGATGTACTGTTAAAATTCTCTGGAGTTCCTTTGGGAGAAGCTTGTACAGTAGTACTTAGAGGTGCCACACAACAAATCCTCGATGAAGCAGAACGATCATTGCACGATGCTCTGTGCGTATTAGCAGCTACAGTGCGTGAATCTAGAATTGTTTATGGCGGAGGATGCAGCGAGATGGTAATGGCTTGTGCTGTCATGAATGCGGCGGTTGCCACTCCCGGAAAGGAAGCAGTCGCAATGGAATCCTTTGCTCGAGCTCTGCAACAATTACCCACTGTTATTGctgataatgcaggttatgatTCAGCTCAGCTAATCAGTGAACTTCGAGCTGCGCACAATTTTGGCACATGTACAATGGGTCTCG aTATGCAAGAAGGGAAATTAGGGTGCATGAAACAATTAGGAATAACAGAGTCTTGGGTTGTGAAGAGACAAGTTTTACTTAGCGCAGCAGAAGCAGCAGAAATGATTTTACGTGTGGATAATATCTTACGAGCGGCGCCTAGAAAACGCGTCAAAGACCGTGGACATTGTTAG